One region of Daphnia pulicaria isolate SC F1-1A chromosome 7, SC_F0-13Bv2, whole genome shotgun sequence genomic DNA includes:
- the LOC124348789 gene encoding protein timeless-like: MDEWVKLSGNVPSLSLVSLGAFHNSKYYASNECLDCLNEINAKLNDKGPHTYPLRRALIFMDFFNKDLIPILIHVNQPNIIRSTIKLLVQMTLPVGCLVSGESIVQQPNETSMSKHFVHELTNFLYVAKETFVLNPLATRSIFEHLNCLLANVPQQAMSKDDCESVSYFLLLIRNIVHAPEGVRANQSASVGDSATYFAAAASPGHWQQRRLLSDLLTQGLDLLLIDLLTCFQKPSSSDTLKVFSVDEIVET; encoded by the exons ATGGACGAATGGGTGAAGTTGAGCGGAAATGTTCCGTCGTTGTCCCTCGTCTCACTCGGGGCCTTCCACAACAGCAAATACTACGCCAGCAACGAATGTTTGG ATTGCCTTAATGAAATCAATGCCAAACTGAACGATAAAGGTCCACACACCTATCCACTCCGACGCGCTCTAATCTTTATGGACTTTTTCAATAAG GATCTGATCCCTATTCTGATCCATGTTAATCAGCCAAACATTATCCGTTCAACAATCAA aCTGTTGGTTCAGATGACTTTACCCGTTGGATGTTTAGTAAGCGGGGAAAGCATCGTCCAGCAACCAAATGAGACATCGATGTCTAAACACTTTGTCCACGAACTAACCAATTTCCTTTATGTCGCCAAGGAAACTTTCGTGTTGAATCCGTTGGCTACTCGATCCATTTTCGAACATCTCAACTGTCTACTAGCAAAT GTTCCACAGCAAGCGATGTCGAAGGACGATTGCGAATCGGTCAGTTATTTCCTATTGCTCATTCGCAACATCGTACACGCCCCAGAAGGTGTTCGTGCTAACCAATCAGCTTCAGTTGGCGATAGCGCTACTTAttttgcagcagcagcctcgcCCGGCCATTGGCAACAGCGGCGCCTTCTGTCCGACCTACTCACCCAAGGCTTGGATCTACTTCTCATTGATTTGCTGACCTGCTTTCAAAAG CCAAGCAGTTCTGACACTCTAAAAGTGTTCAGTGTCGATGAAATAGTCGAAACATAA
- the LOC124348791 gene encoding uncharacterized protein LOC124348791, with translation MEEKGSSIVKSRQLATVTSRTTIKDQSDKLWDSVFWREENYRPDRTTTTLNEIFDILDAETQKKLVDMFQKAETSINKYDKRRGEHLRRENSKSNENERRSQAMDQEVSSRNQTEKWELAIGLSQSTEQNRNAENKERIQHNYDSDSWADVDRISSAISGKMANDSDSSRWVEMWKEDVEKLLQESRNYVRWNGEKFVPKPMQLSKINLGKFRDSQSFQDRTVRVRYTNAELSVPIKFMEHAELVVTDEWNNMKDEIKATTALLKANVMNLVKTNTELGNVKNNLNDTSIYLTNKLDGTIQELEKTRANVNDLSTKLNTTEKEIKIMTGNLPTELKAITNQLKTTEDKLRNEL, from the exons atggaagaaaaaggaagctCAATTGTTAAAAGTCGACAATTAGCAACA GTCACGTCCAGGACGACCATTAAGGATCAAAGCGACAAGTTGTGGGACTCTGTTTTCTGGCGTGAGGAAAATTACCGACCGGACAGGACGACGACaactttgaatgaaattttcgACATACTGGACGCGGAAACTCAAAAGAAACTGGTGGATATGTTTCAAAAAGCGGAGACTTCGATTAATAAATACGATAAAAGAAGAGGGGAACATTTACGTCGTGAAAATAGTAAATCgaacgaaaatgaaagaagatcACAGGCAATGGATCAAGAGGTATCCAGCCGCAATCAAACCGAGAAATGGGAACTTGCAATAGGCCTAAGTCAGTCGACTgaacaaaatagaaatgcagagaataaagaaagaattcaACACAATTATGACTCCGACAGTTGGGCTGACGTGGACAGAATCAGTTCAGCCATTTCAGGGAAAATGGCAAACGATTCCGATAGTTCCCGATGGGTCGAAATGTGGAAAGAAGACgtggaaaaattattacaagAAAGTAGAAACTACGTCCGATGGAACGGAGAGAAGTTCGTGCCCAAACCCATGCAACTGAGCAAAATCAATTTGGGCAAATTTCGTGACTCCCAATCGTTTCAGGATCGTACCGTCCGTGTCCGTTACACCAACGCAGAACTGTCGGTACCGATCAAATTTATGGAACACGCTGAATTGGTCGTCACTGACGAATGGAACAATATGAAGGATGAAATCAAAG CCACTACAGCTCTCTTAAAAGCAAATGTGATGAACCTGGTAAAAACAAATACCGAACTGGGGAATGTGAAGAATAATTTAAATGACACGAGCATTTATTTAACTAATAAATTAGACG GAACTATCCAGGAATTGGAGAAAACGAGGGCCAATGTCAATGATttatcaacaaaattaaaca CGACAGAAAAAGAGATTAAAATCATGACCGGAAATTTGCCAACGGAACTCAAAG cAATTACTAATCAACTCAAAACCACCGAAGACAAGTTGAGAAACGAACTGtga